The DNA segment TTGCTTTAAGGTCATAGAGTTCCCGGTGCTGATAGTCTTTGTCCCTGCCCGCGGCTTCAGTCTCCATATCCGGGTCATCATCGGCAGACCAGGCGGTCTGGCGGATGCCGGCGGAGGGCTCGAACGTAAAGAAGGGGCCGGCGCGAAGGGGCAGGGAAAACCGGGGGTGGATGTCCATCCGGTGGCCTGAGATGCCGTCCTGGCGGTAAAAATAGGTGTACTCCGTGTCTGATTGAAAAAAAACCGGGCTATCCAGCATCGGCTGCTTTAAAACGTCAAAGGTCATGGCCGGCAGCTGCTGAAGGGTATCATCGCTATCTTCCAGCCGCCGCTTGATAACATTGTCATACCAGAGCAGATCCGCGTTAAAGCTGTACCGGGGCCAGATTTTCTGAAGGTGGGCCCGGTTTTCCCGGACCGGATCATCATTATCGTCCAAGCCCCGGCCGAATTCAGACGCAAAATAGGCATTGGTGTCATCATATCCGGTATACCCGTCCTCAAATTCCCGCAAATAATCCTGGTCGCTTACAATATCCAGATCCAGCTGGGCATCCATGCCATAGGGCATCTCCTGGTCGGCTTTCATGCGGAACCAGTAGCGGTCGGAATTGGGCCGCAGATACCGGTCATCGCCATAGCCCCACTCAGCCCCTGCGGCCTCGTCATCGTCCACCTTCCGGTCCTCCATTCCGTCAAACATCAGGGCGCCTTGAGACTGAGGGCTTAGCCGGTAGCGGAATTCGCCGCCCAGTTTTTCGCCCCGGTTCTGGATGTGGTGATAGTAGAATGTGGCATCTAAGCTCCTGTGGATCGCCCAGTAATAGGGCTGGATAAATTCAATACCGTTTCGGTCTGAAAACCCGGCTTCCGGGGCCAGAAAACCGGATTGCCGGTTTCGTTTGACCGGAAAGGCAAAATAGGGAAGGTAGGCGACCGGAAGGTTTTTTGCCCAGAGCGCAGCATGGCGCACCGAGCCGTAGCCGCCCATATCCACTGCCAGATCCCGGCCGGTCACCTGCCAGTCCGGCACTTCGCCGTCACAGCTGGTTAAACTCCCGCGATTGATCGCATAATGGTCCTCCCCGGTCTTTTGAATCTTATCGCCCCGGATGTAGAAGTTCTTCTCCTCGATAAAAATCAGGCCTTCATAAACCGTACCGGTCTGCTCATTCAGGTCAAGGTTCATTCGGCTGCCGGACAGGCGGTCGCCCCGGCTGACCAGCCGGACATTGCCGGAGGCGTGCGCCTGCATGGTGGATTGATTGAACCGGACCGAATCTGCGAAAAGCGTGGTGGCGCCTTTTTTTATGACCACCTGGCCGGTGGCCGTATAGACATCCTGATCCTTGTCATAGACCAGGCGGTCGGCCGTGATGCGCCAGGGCGCGCCTTCTCCGCTGTCATTGGGTAGGGGCAGGGTTTCCGCCCGGCTGCTTGGGGCGGTTCCGGCAAAAATAACGGCAGCCAGAAAGAGGAGAAAGCCACTGATTCGCAACAATTTTTGATTTTGGGTGTTCATCCTGCACTGTATCCATTGGGTTGGCGAAAACCGGTGGATTCTGGTCACGGTAAATTTGTTTTATCTGTTTTTCAGGCGGGCACGGTGGCCCGCCCTACGCGACAATGCAGACATTTTGTAGGGTCGGCCACCGTGCCGACCTTACATGCGAGAAACCCCATGGTTATGGGGTCGTTCGCCAGAACAAATTCACCGTGGGATTCTGGTTATCTGGCCTTGAAGCCCATCGAATTTTTCAGTATAGATCCATGATGGTCTTTTGAACGTTACCAATTTTTCAGCTTAATGCTTTTAAGCTTTTATCATAAAGGCGGCCAGAATGAAAAATATCTTTGTCAGTGATCTGAAATCCGGGCAAGCGGTAAACGACAGCTTTGTGCTCGCGGAAAAGCATTTGTCCCGGAAAAAGGACGGCGGCCAGTATATTACCGGGGTATTATCCGATAAAACCGGCACCGTCAAAGGGGTGGTCTGGGATAATGTGGAGGAATTAACCGAAAAGCCGGCTGCCGGCGATTTTGTCCATATTCGGGGAAATGTCTCCGAATACCGGGGGACGCTTCAGGTGGTGATTCAGTCCATGGTAACGCTGGCGGCAGCGGATGTGGATAAAGCGGATTTTTTGCCGGCCACCCGCCGGAATCCATCGGCCATGTTTGAAAAATTAAAGGCTGTTTCGGATTCCATGGCCAACCCGGATCTAAAGGCCCTTTTGGCCGCCTTCTGGTCGGATGCGGCGTTTGTGGAAAAATTCAAAACCGCGCCGGCCGCCAAAAAGATGCACCATGCCTATCTCGGCGGCCTGCTCGAGCACACATTGTCGCTCGTCCTCCTGGCGGATCGGATTGCGGACCACTATAGCGGCATTGACCGGGATTTGCTTTTGACCGGCGCGATCCTCCATGATATCGGTAAAATTAAGGAGTTCCGCTATGAGCGGCAAATTGACTACTCAGACGAGGGCCGGCTGGTCAGCCATCTCGTGATCGGAGTAGAGATGGTCCAGGAAAAAATCGCCATGCTTCGCGACTTCCCGCCCCGGACCGCCATGCTGATCAAGCATATGATAGTCAGTCATCACGGCAATCGGGAATACGGTTCCCCTGAGCCGCCCAAAACCCTGGAAGCGGTGATGCTTAATTACCTGGATGAAATTGATGCCAAGATAACCGGTATCCGGGAATTCATGGATAAGCAGGCGGCGGATGAGGACTGGACCAGTTATCATAGGCCGCTGGACCGGTTTTTTTACAAGGCGGCGATGACGCCGGATCCGGAATAAAGAAAGAATAAATAGATGTTTATTACATTTGAGGGGATCGAGGGCTCGGGGAAGACCACCCAGATTCGTCATGCAGCCGAATTTCTGACCGCTGCCGGGCACCGGTGCCGGATAACCAAGGAACCTGGGGGGACGGCCGTCGGCCGGCAGATCCGGTCCATCCTGCTGGATCCGGAAAACCGGGATATCCATTCGGTGACGGAACTGCTATTATATGCGGCAGACCGCAACCAGCATGTACAGAAACTGATCCGGCCGGCCCTGGCAGACGGGCAAACCGTCATTTGCGACCGGTTCCATGATTCAACCGTGGTCTACCAGGGGTATGCCCGGGAACTGGATATGGGGTTGATCGAAGATTTAAACGCCCGGCTGCTGGCTGATCTTAAGCCGGACATCACCTTTGTCCTGGACCTGGAGCCGTCCGTCGGACTTAGGCGGGCCTGGCAGCAGGTAAGCCAGGGGGATCGCACCGACCGT comes from the Desulfobacterales bacterium genome and includes:
- the lptD gene encoding LPS assembly protein LptD, which encodes MNTQNQKLLRISGFLLFLAAVIFAGTAPSSRAETLPLPNDSGEGAPWRITADRLVYDKDQDVYTATGQVVIKKGATTLFADSVRFNQSTMQAHASGNVRLVSRGDRLSGSRMNLDLNEQTGTVYEGLIFIEEKNFYIRGDKIQKTGEDHYAINRGSLTSCDGEVPDWQVTGRDLAVDMGGYGSVRHAALWAKNLPVAYLPYFAFPVKRNRQSGFLAPEAGFSDRNGIEFIQPYYWAIHRSLDATFYYHHIQNRGEKLGGEFRYRLSPQSQGALMFDGMEDRKVDDDEAAGAEWGYGDDRYLRPNSDRYWFRMKADQEMPYGMDAQLDLDIVSDQDYLREFEDGYTGYDDTNAYFASEFGRGLDDNDDPVRENRAHLQKIWPRYSFNADLLWYDNVIKRRLEDSDDTLQQLPAMTFDVLKQPMLDSPVFFQSDTEYTYFYRQDGISGHRMDIHPRFSLPLRAGPFFTFEPSAGIRQTAWSADDDPDMETEAAGRDKDYQHRELYDLKATLSTDLYRIYKDQTPAARPIKHTIIPELAYEYVPDTDQSEYPDFDSIDRIAGANQISFSLTHLLTAKYFDPDARPETDAGREAAEARYNRFFRFFIEQAYDFNREKKTDAEPFLPLYAEMDITPVRMLNLHAEAEWSHEADTLLSHLLSARLRNQRGDHLALEYRYLRDSRQSIDLAASIALTDRIRISGEYERNLDDSADIEKRIEALYQSQCWSIAVGYSDDETDQRISGMIRLHGLGEVGNRL
- a CDS encoding HD domain-containing protein codes for the protein MKNIFVSDLKSGQAVNDSFVLAEKHLSRKKDGGQYITGVLSDKTGTVKGVVWDNVEELTEKPAAGDFVHIRGNVSEYRGTLQVVIQSMVTLAAADVDKADFLPATRRNPSAMFEKLKAVSDSMANPDLKALLAAFWSDAAFVEKFKTAPAAKKMHHAYLGGLLEHTLSLVLLADRIADHYSGIDRDLLLTGAILHDIGKIKEFRYERQIDYSDEGRLVSHLVIGVEMVQEKIAMLRDFPPRTAMLIKHMIVSHHGNREYGSPEPPKTLEAVMLNYLDEIDAKITGIREFMDKQAADEDWTSYHRPLDRFFYKAAMTPDPE
- the tmk gene encoding dTMP kinase; the encoded protein is MFITFEGIEGSGKTTQIRHAAEFLTAAGHRCRITKEPGGTAVGRQIRSILLDPENRDIHSVTELLLYAADRNQHVQKLIRPALADGQTVICDRFHDSTVVYQGYARELDMGLIEDLNARLLADLKPDITFVLDLEPSVGLRRAWQQVSQGDRTDRETRFENEALSFHQKVRAGYLELARREPGRFIVVDGARDEDAVKEDILTALAERLGAKGQEA